The Flavobacterium praedii genome window below encodes:
- a CDS encoding sodium:solute symporter, which yields MQLFDWIVLIVTLLFIVIYGAWKTRGSKNVEEYILGNNETPWFTVGLSVMATQASAITFLSTPGQAYHDGMGFVQFYFGLPIAMVIICLTFIPIYHKYKVFTAYEYLEKRFDLKTRSLAAILFLVQRGLGTGITIYAPSIILSALLGWNLTYMNIIIGILVIIYTFSGGTKAVNVTQKQQMFVILSGMVITFCLILEYLPNDMTFDNALHIAGANQKMNIVNFSFDLDEKYTFWSGITGGFFLALAYFGTDQSQVGRYLSGKSVRESQMGLIMNGLLKVPMQFLILLTGVMVFVFFQFNETPLNFNPNNKIIVENSKYKQEYKNLQKDLNKLSEDEKVINLLYIDQLNQDYDNPTLRKELVDLALKEKELRAHAREIISKADSNSETNDKDYVFFYFILHYLPKGLIGLLLAVIISAAMSSTASGLNALASTTAIDIYKRNVKKEKTEKHYLNATKLFTLMWGIIAIAFACIATLFENLIQLVNIIGSIFYGTVLGIFLVGFYTKKIHGKSIYYAAIISQITIIIIYYFTNFIYPSGAEKLGYLWLNFIGALLTLVVSYILQTTIFDDKDEIPSTENIQN from the coding sequence ATGCAATTATTTGACTGGATTGTTTTAATAGTAACATTATTATTTATTGTAATTTACGGTGCTTGGAAAACAAGAGGAAGTAAAAACGTTGAAGAATATATTTTAGGCAACAATGAAACCCCATGGTTCACTGTGGGCCTTTCCGTTATGGCTACCCAAGCAAGTGCCATTACTTTTCTGTCAACTCCCGGACAAGCCTATCATGATGGAATGGGATTTGTACAATTCTATTTTGGTTTACCTATTGCAATGGTAATTATATGCCTCACATTTATCCCTATTTACCACAAGTATAAAGTTTTTACAGCATATGAATATTTAGAAAAAAGATTCGACCTTAAAACACGCTCCCTAGCAGCTATCCTCTTTTTGGTACAGCGAGGCTTAGGAACAGGAATAACAATTTATGCACCTTCAATAATATTATCGGCTTTGTTAGGTTGGAATCTTACCTATATGAATATCATTATTGGAATTTTGGTGATCATTTATACCTTTTCTGGAGGCACCAAAGCCGTGAATGTTACTCAAAAACAGCAAATGTTTGTGATACTTTCCGGAATGGTCATAACTTTTTGTCTTATTCTAGAATACCTACCAAACGATATGACGTTTGACAATGCGCTTCATATTGCAGGTGCCAATCAAAAAATGAATATTGTAAATTTTTCATTTGACTTGGATGAAAAATATACTTTTTGGAGTGGGATAACAGGTGGTTTTTTTCTAGCACTTGCTTATTTTGGTACTGATCAATCACAAGTGGGGCGCTATTTGTCTGGAAAATCAGTTCGTGAAAGCCAAATGGGTTTGATTATGAATGGCCTACTAAAAGTTCCTATGCAATTCCTAATCTTACTTACTGGAGTAATGGTGTTTGTGTTTTTTCAATTTAATGAAACACCCTTAAATTTTAACCCAAACAATAAAATAATAGTTGAAAACTCAAAATACAAACAGGAATATAAAAATTTACAGAAAGATTTAAATAAACTTTCCGAAGATGAAAAAGTAATCAATTTACTCTATATAGACCAACTCAATCAAGATTATGATAATCCAACATTGCGAAAAGAGTTAGTTGATCTTGCTCTCAAGGAAAAGGAATTAAGAGCACACGCAAGAGAAATTATATCAAAAGCAGATTCAAACAGTGAAACCAATGACAAAGATTATGTCTTTTTCTATTTTATATTACACTACCTACCCAAAGGCTTAATTGGTTTATTGCTAGCCGTAATCATTTCTGCAGCAATGTCCTCCACTGCTTCTGGACTAAATGCATTGGCTTCGACAACTGCTATTGATATCTATAAACGTAATGTAAAAAAGGAAAAAACAGAAAAACATTATCTAAATGCAACAAAACTTTTTACCCTTATGTGGGGAATTATAGCAATCGCTTTTGCTTGTATTGCAACACTTTTTGAAAATTTAATCCAACTAGTAAACATAATTGGTTCCATATTTTATGGTACTGTTTTAGGGATTTTCTTAGTTGGCTTTTATACCAAAAAAATACATGGCAAATCAATTTATTATGCCGCAATAATCAGTCAAATTACTATCATAATTATATATTATTTTACCAATTTTATTTACCCAAGTGGTGCAGAAAAACTAGGCTATTTATGGCTAAATTTTATAGGGGCATTACTTACTTTAGTAGTATCGTATATTTTACAAACGACTATTTTTGATGATAAAGATGAAATTCCAAGTACAGAAAATATTCAAAATTAA
- a CDS encoding PIG-L family deacetylase — protein sequence MQKIFIKSILYFLLSIQIINAQKPQKPNAAEIYNQIEKLNFLGSVLYIAAHPDDENTRLISYMANEVHARTGYLSLTRGDGGQNLIGPQLRELLGVIRTQELLEARKIDGGEQFFSRANDFGFSKNPDETLAIWDKEKVLADLVWTIRKFQPDVIINRFDHRSPGTTHGHHTSSAMLSVEGFDLANNSTSFPEQLKLVKTWQPKRLFFNTSWWFYGSKEKFDSADKTNLFSISTGVFFPTLGKSNQEIAALSRSSHKSQGFGSTGVRGEDTEYLEFLKGEPLKDKSSLFDGIDTSWNRIKGGKPIGELISLITKQYDFKNPSASIPNLVKAYSMIQALEENHWKIIKTDELKKIITGCSGLYLEAVSNSQEATPGSIVKLNLETINRSTVVMQLISVTTLPEQKTTVLNTDLRYNILQNNSLDLQLPKSINYTQPYWLNEKGTEGLYAVNDQQNIGIPDIIREVKIIFNIKINGVEIPFERTIVYKYNDDVKGEMYNFLDIVPEVTTTIQDKVLLFPNTKPKYVGVSIKAGKNDIKGELKLDLPKDWKVFPPSIPFQISKKGTEQTVYFEVTPPAQMSEIMGKSIATIDGIQYDKEQININYDHITKQQVLKASELKCIRLDLKTNVESIAYIMGAGDDVPKSLTQMGYKVSLLKTEEITPEKLESYDVVMTGIRAYNTIQALANKQEILFDFVKGGKTMIVQYNTTDDLVTTNIAPFPLKISKDRVTEENAEVRFLTLNHPVLNYPNIITPNDFKGWKQEQGLYYPKEYDKAFTPILSSNDKGESAKEGALLIAPYGKGNYIYTGLSLFRELPEGVPGAFKLISNMISIKPTISVPNQKVKN from the coding sequence ATGCAAAAGATTTTTATAAAATCAATTCTCTATTTTCTTCTCTCCATACAAATAATAAACGCTCAAAAACCTCAAAAACCAAATGCTGCTGAAATATACAATCAAATTGAGAAACTAAATTTTCTTGGTAGCGTTTTATATATAGCGGCACATCCAGATGATGAAAACACTCGTTTAATATCTTATATGGCAAATGAAGTTCATGCTAGAACGGGTTATTTATCATTAACGAGAGGTGATGGCGGTCAGAATTTAATTGGTCCACAATTAAGGGAATTACTTGGGGTTATTAGGACTCAAGAACTCCTTGAAGCAAGAAAAATAGATGGAGGAGAACAATTTTTTTCCAGAGCCAATGACTTTGGATTTTCCAAAAATCCTGATGAAACACTTGCAATTTGGGACAAAGAAAAAGTACTTGCTGATCTTGTTTGGACAATCCGAAAATTCCAACCCGATGTGATCATTAATCGATTTGACCATCGCTCACCTGGAACTACTCATGGTCATCACACTTCGTCAGCAATGCTTAGTGTAGAAGGATTTGATTTAGCCAATAATTCCACTTCGTTTCCAGAACAATTGAAACTCGTAAAAACTTGGCAGCCTAAACGTCTATTTTTCAATACTTCTTGGTGGTTTTATGGAAGTAAAGAAAAATTTGACTCAGCCGATAAAACCAATTTATTTAGTATTTCTACAGGTGTGTTTTTTCCAACTCTCGGAAAATCCAATCAAGAAATAGCAGCATTAAGTCGAAGCTCTCATAAATCACAGGGTTTTGGTAGTACTGGGGTTCGAGGAGAGGACACCGAATATTTAGAATTTTTAAAAGGGGAACCCCTAAAAGATAAATCTTCTCTTTTTGATGGAATCGATACAAGCTGGAATCGCATAAAAGGAGGCAAACCAATTGGAGAATTGATAAGTCTTATTACGAAACAGTACGATTTTAAAAACCCATCTGCTAGTATTCCAAATTTAGTAAAAGCATATTCCATGATTCAAGCATTGGAGGAAAATCATTGGAAAATCATAAAAACGGATGAATTAAAAAAAATAATTACAGGTTGTTCTGGATTGTATCTTGAAGCAGTTTCAAACTCTCAAGAAGCGACTCCTGGCAGTATTGTTAAACTTAATTTAGAAACAATAAATCGAAGTACAGTAGTAATGCAACTCATCAGTGTTACTACTTTACCAGAACAAAAAACCACAGTATTGAACACTGATTTAAGGTATAATATTTTGCAAAATAATAGCCTTGACCTACAATTACCAAAATCTATAAATTATACACAACCCTATTGGTTAAACGAAAAAGGAACTGAAGGACTATATGCTGTAAATGATCAACAAAACATTGGAATTCCTGATATTATAAGAGAAGTAAAAATAATTTTTAATATAAAAATCAATGGTGTAGAAATACCGTTCGAAAGGACGATTGTTTACAAATACAATGATGATGTAAAAGGTGAAATGTATAATTTCCTAGACATAGTACCTGAAGTAACGACAACAATTCAAGATAAAGTATTGCTTTTTCCAAACACCAAACCCAAATATGTTGGTGTAAGTATAAAAGCAGGAAAAAATGATATAAAAGGGGAATTAAAATTGGATTTACCCAAAGATTGGAAAGTTTTTCCCCCATCCATTCCTTTTCAAATAAGTAAAAAAGGGACAGAACAAACCGTTTATTTTGAAGTTACTCCACCGGCCCAAATGAGTGAAATAATGGGAAAAAGCATTGCAACCATTGACGGGATACAATATGACAAAGAACAAATCAACATTAATTACGATCATATTACAAAACAGCAGGTTTTAAAAGCATCCGAATTAAAATGCATTCGATTGGATTTAAAAACCAATGTAGAAAGCATTGCATATATCATGGGAGCTGGAGATGACGTTCCCAAAAGTTTGACTCAAATGGGATACAAAGTTTCCCTTTTGAAAACAGAAGAAATAACTCCAGAAAAATTAGAGTCGTATGATGTAGTTATGACGGGTATACGTGCGTACAATACTATTCAAGCTTTGGCAAACAAACAAGAAATTTTATTCGATTTTGTAAAAGGAGGAAAAACTATGATTGTACAATATAACACTACCGATGATTTGGTTACCACAAATATTGCACCATTTCCATTAAAAATTTCAAAAGACAGAGTAACCGAAGAAAATGCCGAGGTTCGTTTTCTTACACTTAATCATCCTGTTTTGAATTACCCAAATATAATTACACCAAATGATTTTAAGGGATGGAAACAGGAACAAGGATTATATTATCCAAAAGAGTATGACAAAGCCTTTACTCCTATTCTATCTTCAAATGACAAAGGCGAAAGTGCCAAGGAAGGGGCGTTATTAATCGCTCCCTATGGAAAAGGCAATTACATTTATACAGGATTAAGTCTGTTTCGAGAATTACCGGAAGGTGTTCCTGGAGCTTTTAAATTAATATCGAATATGATTTCGATAAAACCTACTATTAGCGTCCCAAACCAAAAAGTTAAAAATTAA
- a CDS encoding alpha/beta hydrolase, with translation MKYIEDILKNGFEQTTIIHADDYEGAVVSTLIRKKNPNQSKKAVLCIHGFNDYFFQTIIAEKFLDEDYNFYALDLRKYGRSILPNHKPNNVRNLSEYYEDLDSALTIIKNEGNTEIALYGHSTGGLIISLYAADRNRIELFDVLICNSPFYDFNVPWIQKKTVIPLLAFLGRLNPNIALPIGFSKFYGKSLHKNDFGEWDYNLKWKPHAAPSINAGWVNAIHQGHSSIAKGISIYKSILILHSLKSVYPKIWSEKMFEGDAILNVNDIVKRAKLIESPNKAIIEFEGAIHDLVLSRKPIRNFVFAAISEWLEAHL, from the coding sequence ATGAAATACATCGAAGATATCTTAAAAAATGGATTTGAACAAACTACAATTATTCATGCCGACGATTATGAAGGTGCTGTTGTTTCTACTTTAATTCGGAAAAAGAATCCAAATCAATCAAAAAAAGCTGTTTTATGTATTCATGGATTTAATGATTATTTTTTTCAAACAATTATTGCTGAAAAATTCTTGGATGAAGATTATAATTTTTATGCTTTAGATTTAAGGAAATATGGCAGGTCTATTCTGCCCAATCACAAACCCAATAACGTCAGAAATTTATCAGAATATTATGAAGATTTGGATTCCGCTTTAACAATCATCAAAAATGAAGGTAATACAGAAATTGCTCTTTATGGCCATTCAACTGGAGGACTTATCATATCATTGTATGCGGCGGATCGAAATAGAATCGAGCTCTTTGATGTATTGATTTGTAACAGTCCTTTTTATGATTTTAACGTTCCTTGGATTCAAAAAAAGACTGTAATTCCGTTGCTTGCTTTTTTGGGTAGACTAAATCCAAATATTGCTCTGCCTATTGGTTTTTCTAAGTTTTATGGCAAAAGTTTGCATAAAAATGATTTTGGAGAATGGGATTATAATTTAAAATGGAAACCTCACGCAGCTCCTTCTATTAATGCGGGTTGGGTAAATGCTATACATCAGGGGCATTCTAGTATTGCAAAAGGAATTTCTATTTATAAATCAATTTTGATATTACACTCTTTAAAATCAGTTTATCCAAAAATATGGAGTGAAAAAATGTTTGAGGGAGATGCTATTCTGAATGTAAATGATATAGTAAAAAGAGCGAAATTAATTGAGTCACCTAATAAAGCTATTATTGAATTTGAGGGTGCTATACACGATTTAGTGTTGTCGAGAAAACCGATTCGAAATTTTGTATTTGCAGCTATTTCTGAATGGTTAGAGGCGCATTTGTAA